TCGTCGGCCAATTTGCCCGAGATGCGCGTGCCCAGTTGCGACAGCACCTCCGAGTCTATCCCCGACGGGCGCTGGTCTATCACCATCAGCGTTACGTGGAACTTGCGCATCTCGCGGGCGATGGTGCCAAAGATCGTCTGCGAGGCGATTTCGGGATTCAGGAACTTGTGCGCCTCCTCCACCGTGATCATGAGCGGCCTGGGGCGGTCGCGCGACTCCTTCGTGCGCTCGTACTGCTCGGTCCACGCTTCCCACGCAGCGCGCACCCGCCGCGTTACCAGGTTGGACACCAGCATGTAGTCCATCATGGTGCTGTGCTTGCCGAAATGCAGGATGACGTGCTTGCCATCCTTCAGCGCCTGGATGATCTCATCCAGCAGGTTAGAATCCATCTCGGGCCGCACGTATTCCTTCCGGGCCAGTTTCTTGAGGTCGCGCTGCAGGGCCTGGACAGACCCCACATGCGCGCCCGACTGCTCGCAGAATTCGCTCAACTCTTCCGGCCCCATCTCTATCAGACGCGTGAGCCACGCGGCATTGTACCGGTCCTTCAGAAGGCCGATCATCGTGCCTGCCTTGGCCGTCAGCCCCAACTCCTGGGACATGAGGATCACGTCTTCGGGCTCAATCTGGTTCATGCCGATCTTCAGGATGCCATCGGCGGGGCGGCCCGACTTGTTGGCTTGGGCCTCGTCCAGTGAATACACCAGCACTTTGGAGCCAAACAGGCTCTTCAGACCCCGAACCCACTGCTTGGCCTCGCTCTCCTTGCCGTAGGCGTACTCGTTGTGGGCGTCAAAGATGAGGGTTGAGCCCACGTCGTGCTGGATGATGCCCGCCAGGATGAGGAGCGCGGTGAAACTCTTGCCGGTCCCCGTCTGGCCGAAGAGGCCGCTGGACCGCTCCATGAACCGCGCCAGGTCCAGGCAGATGGGCAAGTCCATGGTCAGCGGCTGGCCGATGACGAAATGGTTGGCCTTGTCCGCCGAGCCGAAGACGGTGGCGAAATCCATCTCGGTGGCCTCCACCAGTTCGGCATAATGCATGGGGATGGTGCGCACGGACATGACGCCGCGCTCCTCGGGCGTATCCCCTGCCAACTGGCGTGAGGGGTCCACCACGTCCACG
This genomic window from Chloroflexota bacterium contains:
- a CDS encoding ATP-binding protein, translated to MERKRLGVVVDGSFTAGLTVRLDPGCSTEDLQIGSFMVVQGREYTYFCMLADLQLRTSDARLIAKPPQGFTPFVSRVLSGSATYAMAVVKPMLMMPTVDVVDPSRQLAGDTPEERGVMSVRTIPMHYAELVEATEMDFATVFGSADKANHFVIGQPLTMDLPICLDLARFMERSSGLFGQTGTGKSFTALLILAGIIQHDVGSTLIFDAHNEYAYGKESEAKQWVRGLKSLFGSKVLVYSLDEAQANKSGRPADGILKIGMNQIEPEDVILMSQELGLTAKAGTMIGLLKDRYNAAWLTRLIEMGPEELSEFCEQSGAHVGSVQALQRDLKKLARKEYVRPEMDSNLLDEIIQALKDGKHVILHFGKHSTMMDYMLVSNLVTRRVRAAWEAWTEQYERTKESRDRPRPLMITVEEAHKFLNPEIASQTIFGTIAREMRKFHVTLMVIDQRPSGIDSEVLSQLGTRISGKLADERDIEAVLTGVSDRSALRNALASLKLRQEVLVVGHAVPMPIQVRPRNYDEAFWKEVSVSSGSLPVDEKLEQEKRELFGA